Genomic segment of Pongo pygmaeus isolate AG05252 chromosome 1, NHGRI_mPonPyg2-v2.0_pri, whole genome shotgun sequence:
CAAGCTGTAATGTACCCAAACCTTCTGAGTTTTTTGTTGAGTTGCTTGCTTCTGATTTTCACCCAAGGCAGTTGCCACAATTATTCAGATCATCAGGTTGTCTTTATTGGCCAGGAACACTGCCAGTGCTGCAGCAATCACCACCATCAGCACTGGGAGCCATCGCCCACATTGCCTCTGTAGGGGGACAGGGAGACAGAAGAAAGTGGTCATGAGTTGATTGGAAAAGATGTAGGCAAAAATCTTTCTTCTTCCTACTCTAGCCCAGTGGAAAACCCTGGGTTGGTGGTGGAGAAAAAGCTTTTTACTCTGTCTCCCACTTTGTCACCTGTCTTGGGGTAAAACCACTTAACCAATGTTCTCTGGCCCAGGGAGCCATATCCATCAGGGACCAGATATATAAATACTGATATGAATAATGAAGGGTGGAAAATAACCCAGCaaaattatattctttctttGTATTCCCCAGTACTTTTGTGTCCTTCTGTTCTTGCCACCATGCTTATCATCGGCTAAAAGAGCACCCTTTCATACTTTAGCTAAGAGTAAGTCTTTCCTTCTGGCATTGAGAGTTCTGTGAAAGTTGGGCTTTGATGCACGAGCCAGTGTTTTTTTCAATGGTTGCCATAATGTCAGTATAGTATAAACCAAGCACAGTGGGACAGGATGGCCAGTTGTTGGCGTGGGCTGATACATTTTATCTGCAAAACTTGGTTAAAGAAGGAATCGACCCATCATCCAGGGCTTTATGGGAAGGAGAGACCCTCTTACTCTGGGAGGCAGCTGCTGGCTCTGGTTCAGCTCTTCTCGACAGTGCTGCAGCTTACGCAGGCAGGAGAGATACTCGTCACTGAGGTTGTCTAACTCTGAATGCAGTTCTCTGCACTGGGGAGAACATCACCAAAGTCATCACTGTCACTTCTGTCTAGGACAGAGCCCAGGCAGGGGAGACTGCCCTTTGTAAGTTTCACTCATTTGGAATTTTTACCACTATCTTCCCTTCCCAGCCATTCTCAGGGATTTGAGTTTGTCTTTTGACTGTCTCACATTGTCTGGAATGTGTTCATTTAAATGATTGACAGTAGTGCATATTATAGtattacattttatacatttaagtTCTTTTATATGACTTTACGTGCAAGTGCTTTGCAAATGAGAGGCACCGTAAAATGAAGTTCTTATAGAACAAACGACCTAGAAGTGACCTTAGTACAAGTTTCTTTCCCGGGAGCTAGTTGCATATCAATACTTCTGGGGATGTGTATGTTTGTGAGTATGTACAAAGGAAGAGTTTTACTCTTTAAAAGACATATAAAGACTTAAGATACTCAATGTGGGACGACATATTgagaagttaatatttttattaaatgtgttgAGTTTTGGTCGACTTTCTAAAAGGTAACCATTTAATAAAACCTTGAATAGGAGTTGGTATAAATAAGGAAGGGAAAAGATCGACACGTCAGCCCAAAAGCACAGACACTTTATGTAGGCAAATGAATGTCTGTGGTTATCCACTCACAACTTAAACTTTGAAATCCCTGCTCTTtgactgcctcccaggtttctcTGCTATTCTGCAAATGAGCCCTCACTATCTCAGGTCACCCTCTCACCTCCTTTTCCTTGGCCTGGAGCTGCAAAGTCTTCTTTTGCAGCTGGTCTCTGAGATCCCAGTCTTTGTCCTTCCCTGTACCCTCAGGCTCCACTTCGTTAGGGAAGGACTTTGGACTCCACACGGGCAAAGCCTGATCTAAAAAAGCAGCCAGATTCTTGGTGACAGTGAGGCCCACACCTGAGGAAGGGCCCTGAGGGTGAGACcactgggagtggggagaggggagggaacttgGGAGGGCGTGCTCTTGGCTAGACTGATGGCATTCTCTGACATAAAGGTTAACTTCCAGTAGGCCCCTGCTAAGCTTGGACAGACAGCTGGAatctgagctccttgagggcaagatTGGCATCTTTTCTTTGTATCCCCAGTCTTATCTAGTGCTAGATAGTTTTAGTGAATACTTATTAATTGAATTTCATTGGTTGTATGTCACATTCTTCCTAGTTTGTCAAATAAGTTTGGTGAATGCTTTAATACAATCCCTTTTCCCTGATGTCCTCATTTGAAAGTTGTGAAGATGGCAGTCATATACTAAAATTTATCTTCATACGGTTAAAGATGGTTTTTTAGCCACCCTGCAGTCTTAGTCTTGGTGAAAAGAGCATGGACTAGGAGTCAGAAGTTTTGGATTGTTGTTGTAGCTGTGTTGTTAGTTTGTGTCACCATAGGCTTTCATGTTCTTATCCATACTATGTGGGCATAAAAATTTCTGCCTTATCTATTATATTATGCCCAATGATTGTGAGGAGAAAACAAAAGGTCGTGTGTAGTGGACAGGTGAGGAGCTATTGCCCCTCTGTATACACAGTGAATTCTCAGGAAACATGGACAGTAGACTCTCTAGGGCTAAGAGTGAGTTGACTCTGGCATGCTATGTGGTTTGGGGCTGGCGAGTTGGATGTGATTTGGAAAATCAAGTGTGTAAAAATTGACATGAAATCCTGagttcaaaataaatttattgaaatgtTCAACACAGACATGTGCTTTCAAAGAGAATAGAAACCCTTTTTCACAGTTTATATACCTCAGGATAGAAGGCTAACTAGTTGAAGTGTCCTCAGAGCCAATGGTCAGTCCTTAAAAAGCTCCCACACATCCCAGACTTAACAGACTCCCAGAACTGGCTGAGACTCCAGGAGGTCATGTAGTCCATCCCGCTGCCTCTAGGCAGGTAAGGGAAGAGCAATATCTTAGAATTTGTGGTGATAAATTTGCTGACCTTTCTTTGTTAAGAGTTTCTCCTGTTCTTGAAGCTGTAAGGATTGATTCTGAAGCAAACCTGTTGGAAAACACAAGGAACTTGTCTATGCTAGCATATTTACTACAAAGAGTTTTCAGAACTTTGCTTGGAACCTTGGTTATTAAATATGTTCCCATCTgctgtgttgaattttgtcccccAGAatatatatgttgaagtcctaaccctcagtaccttaaattatgaccttatttggagataggttcTTTAAAAGATAATCAAGTAAAATGGGGTCATTCAGGTGGGCCCCAATCTAATatcactggtgtccttataagaaggggaaATATGGACAGATATGTTCATGGGAAAGACAAcgtgaagagacacagagagaagatggccatctacaaaGCCAAGGAAAGAGCCCTGGAATAGATCTTTCCCTAAACGCCCTCAGAAGGAAAcaaccctgctgacatcttggatttctagtctccagaactgtgagacaatacatttctgttcttcaaGGCagccagtctgtggtactttgctaTGAATATAGCATCCTTATATCTCCCCCTACCATGCCTCTATCTTCAAGTCTTTgcttgaagattttcccttttccctgcGGTTGCTTTGCTCTCTTAATAATCATTGCTGTTTGCATGAAACTTCTCTATCAGGTGTCAGAGGTTAAAGTGGTGAGCAACCAGCAGCCGTATTAATTGAGTCAGGTTCTCCAGcttttcagaaactgcttttctTCTGAGAAGTCCCTTTTCCTCTTTGGGCCCAATATGTAGTTTTGAAGTGGATTGAGGCATGTATAGTGTAGGCTTATTTTCTAAACCATCTCTAGTGACAGGTCTATGTGACACACTCATGTACATaaattagaatatataaaataagaactgCTTTAGGAAACccagtacttaaaaaaaatctgcaattCTAGGGGAAATGTAAGTGGTGTCATTGGCATGGAaggagaaaagtagaaaaaaaagaacagaggctAATACATAATTTATGGAGAGCTATGTAAATGACCTCACTTCACAAGAAGAGGGTCTGAAAATGCACAGAGTTAGAGCGTATGCCAAAGACTGGGCCCTTAGTCCCTACTCTGGGTGCCTTTTGTGGGCCAGGAGCCCCAGGAAAACCCTGTGGACTTTCAGAATCTGGAAAGCGAACTTACTCTGCAACTGCTGTACTCTGGTCACCAGGGTGAGTTTCTCCGCCTCTGACCTTTTTAGTTGACCTGAAAATGCAATAATGCAAGCCAAAATAAAGGAACCCAAGACTTAATGAACTCAGTACTTAAGGATGGAAATTAGTAATAGATGCTGTCTTGTCGTGGCCTTTAACATGTGTCTGTTGGAAGTTGCTCTGTCTTCGTGTCCCAGTTCTGAAGAGGTAAACCAGAAGCCAAGTACCTCAGGTTTTGTGCATCAACAATGTTGGGTTGCATTGAGGCTTGTGTTTACACACTATCTAGTCCTCTCTATCAGCGGACACAGAGGGTGTGACTGAGAGACTTTCTCTATGCCTTGTGTTTCAACTGACCTTTCCCTTTCAAATTAGGACTGTGGCCTTGCCATATGTGACTGATGTGGGAGCAGCTGTGATCTGGCCCAGAGGGATGGGCTAAAAAAGAGAGCTCAGACAACAAGATACTCTATCTAGTAcagtgaaattaattttcaattttgGATGATTAAAACAGTCCTGCCTCTCCCTCAAGGTAAAATGAGACTATAAAGCCAATCAACCaaatcaagcaaacaaataaaaggcTGAAGCCTTTCTCTtaactcagtttcttttttcttagctCACTTGGCCATGGCTGCCATGTGCCCAAGGCCTCCAAGGAGAAGAGTACCTTGTAGGTCCTGGGTATCCAAGCTGCACAGGTCTCTGTCCCCTTGCAGGCATTCAATCTTGGCCTGCAGTTCCTGGTGCTCATTTTCCAAAAATCGCAGGGCCTGGTTCATCTGTAAGTCCCTGCTATCTGCTCCCTgtaaggaggaggaggggccgATATAGAAGGAGGTCAGTGTTGGGGTGGAGGTTGGGGGGCGGGTACCATGGAagaggaaaatatagaaaattctgGAATTTTAGAGATGGAATGTTAGGgagatgagaaaatagagaaatctttcttttttcctattcttcCCTTTGCTTTGTTCCTCACATTTATAACAGCAGATTAGACTTTTGATATTCACAAGGAACtcgtgtcttttatttttttttttatatttagagatgggggtctcactttttcacccagactggagtgcagtggtgccatcatagctcattgcagcctcgacctcttgggctcaggcaatcctcccaccttagccttctgagtagctgggactacaggcatgtgccagtagtTTTGAAGTGGACTGAGGCATGTGTAGTGTAAGTTTATTTTCTAAACCATCTCTAGTGACAGGTCTAAGTGacacattcatttacataaattagaatatataaaataagaattgcTTTAGGAAACccagtactttaaaaaatctgcCATTCTAGGGGAAATGTAAGTGGTTGTCATTGGTGTGGGACTCATGTCTTGACACTTCGGTAAATCACCAAATTAAGGAATACGAAGTCATTAGTTTTCTAGATGGTttcgttttctcttttttcttcttctggcagtatcaatttttttttggttagggtctttttttttccacaaagatTCAAAGTTAAAAAACCCCCCACAAAAATCTTCATAGGAGTTGCCTTATAGGTAATGGGAAGAAGAGAACAACAAAGGTTGAGATGTGGATACCACGCAGAGTGACCAGCTGGGTTCACTCCTTTGATAAGACTCACATACTCTGTCTCTTATCAAATGGGCTGTGCTGAGCCCTGCTTCAGGAAAATTACAAAGATCAGCTTTTGAGGTGGATCCTCAAAATTCCAAACCAGGTAAATAAATCTATgcaaaataatagctaatatttactgagtgcttttatgtgccaggcattgtgctaagtgctttacatggatCGTCTTACTTAATACTCAGAACCACCTTATGATGTAGgtactattatcctcattttagagatggggaaactgaggcttaggacaGATTGAAGATGATGGAACCCTTGAGGATGCCAAGAGTATAATTGTAATTGCTAAATATAATTGCTTAAAAAACACATTGGCAGAAAGTGTTAGTACTCACCTGTAAATAAATTAGTGACATTCTTTCTGTGCCAACAGTGAGCAATTCTGAACTGGATGCTTTTTTGGGATGGATTTTGGAGAGTGGGTTGGGAGATGACATTAGTAGGCTGATGAATATTCCAGCCAGTTCTTTTCATTTGGGTGGTGATGGTGTCATTCCAATGAACGCTTAGTTCATTTGCATGAGCAATGCAGACATCCTTGCTAAACTCAAAATTAGATTTCAGAGCCAAAACAGTGAATTTGGTACAAAGTAGTGGTGACTGAGGTACTGAAAGCCAGATGCTGTCAGCTGCCTTTGGAGTCCCTAATCCAGAATAGCTTCTTTCATCACCATCCCTCCTCCCCATACCCtgtcttccctccccacccccagtgccTGGTACCTGCAGTTTGGACTGAAGCACGTGGAGTTGGCTCTCCAGCTCCCTGTGCTGGGTCCCAAGGGTCCTCCAGTCCTCCTTCAGAGCCTCATACTGGCTCCTCCACTCTTCACACTTCTGCTCTGCCAGGGCCAGGGATCGCTGGTGGAGATCAGAGAGGAGAGAGTTCCAGGGAGTTGTGCAGCTGGCTTCCTTGTTCCCCAAGCTGTCTGGAGTCCTCAGCCCCATGTCTATGTGGCATCCCCATACCTGTGTGCTCTGTAGTTGCTGCTCTGCATTCATTTTCTCCTCCAGCACTTTCTGCAGTGACTCCTTGGCCTTCTGCTCATAGCTGTTTTTCTGGTCTTCCATCTCCAGTAGTACTTTTTTCATTCCCCAAGGGGAGTATTTCTGTAAATTTGATGCAATTCAACAAGTACACATTGAGCTTCTGTGTGCCAAATCCTGAGCTGggatacagaaatgaaaagaagttGGTTCTTCCCCCAGGCAGAGATACCAGTAATCTAGTGAGCCATTTCTTTTAGGGTAGAGCTAGCAAGGAGAGTCCCTCAGGCAATGAGAGATGAGTGGGGGGCATAATAAACAGTGCCCTAGGCTTGCTGGGCATTATATCTGAGGCCTTCCACAAGCTCTTGAAATCCAACAT
This window contains:
- the TRAF3IP3 gene encoding TRAF3-interacting JNK-activating modulator isoform X3 produces the protein MQEAIHCLRCTHGQEVKARLRKACQATVRSRHLFQELEAKRNRCSEVIMINPEPRPSPGLARWAESYEAKCERRQETRESRRCRPNVTTCRQVGKTLRIQHREQLQRARLQQFFRRRNLELEKGKVQRLQAREQGPSRWPGQVTVLKEPLSCASRISSPREQVTGTSSEVFPAQHPPPSGICRDLTDHLSSQAGGLPPQDAPIKKPPKHHRGTQTKAEGPTIKNDASQQTNYGVAVLDKEIIQLSDYLKEALQRELVLKQKMVTLQDLLSTLIQASDSSWKKYSPWGMKKVLLEMEDQKNSYEQKAKESLQKVLEEKMNAEQQLQSTQRSLALAEQKCEEWRSQYEALKEDWRTLGTQHRELESQLHVLQSKLQGADSRDLQMNQALRFLENEHQELQAKIECLQGDRDLCSLDTQDLQGQLKRSEAEKLTLVTRVQQLQSLLQNQSLQLQEQEKLLTKKDQALPVWSPKSFPNEVEPEGTGKDKDWDLRDQLQKKTLQLQAKEKECRELHSELDNLSDEYLSCLRKLQHCREELNQSQQLPPRRQCGRWLPVLMVVIAAALAVFLANKDNLMI
- the TRAF3IP3 gene encoding TRAF3-interacting JNK-activating modulator isoform X2, producing the protein MQEAIHCLRCTHGQEVKARLRKACQATVRSRHLFQELEAKRNRCSEVIMINPEPRPSPGLARWAESYEAKCERRQETRESRRCRPNVTTCRQVGKTLRIQHREQLQRARLQQFFRRRNLELEKGKVQRLQAREQGPSRWPGQVTGTSSEVFPAQHPPPSGICRDLTDHLSSQAGGLPPQDAPIKKPPKHHRGTQTKAEGPTIKNDASQQTNYGVAVLDKEIIQLSDYLKEALQRELVLKQKMVTLQDLLSTLIQASDSSWKGQLNEDKLKGKLRSLENQLYTCTQKYSPWGMKKVLLEMEDQKNSYEQKAKESLQKVLEEKMNAEQQLQSTQRSLALAEQKCEEWRSQYEALKEDWRTLGTQHRELESQLHVLQSKLQGADSRDLQMNQALRFLENEHQELQAKIECLQGDRDLCSLDTQDLQGQLKRSEAEKLTLVTRVQQLQSLLQNQSLQLQEQEKLLTKKDQALPVWSPKSFPNEVEPEGTGKDKDWDLRDQLQKKTLQLQAKEKECRELHSELDNLSDEYLSCLRKLQHCREELNQSQQLPPRRQCGRWLPVLMVVIAAALAVFLANKDNLMI
- the TRAF3IP3 gene encoding TRAF3-interacting JNK-activating modulator isoform X4, with amino-acid sequence MINPEPRPSPGLARWAESYEAKCERRQETRESRRCRPNVTTCRQVGKTLRIQHREQLQRARLQQFFRRRNLELEKGKVQRLQAREQGPSRWPGQVTVLKEPLSCASRISSPREQVTGTSSEVFPAQHPPPSGICRDLTDHLSSQAGGLPPQDAPIKKPPKHHRGTQTKAEGPTIKNDASQQTNYGVAVLDKEIIQLSDYLKEALQRELVLKQKMVTLQDLLSTLIQASDSSWKGQLNEDKLKGKLRSLENQLYTCTQKYSPWGMKKVLLEMEDQKNSYEQKAKESLQKVLEEKMNAEQQLQSTQRSLALAEQKCEEWRSQYEALKEDWRTLGTQHRELESQLHVLQSKLQGADSRDLQMNQALRFLENEHQELQAKIECLQGDRDLCSLDTQDLQGQLKRSEAEKLTLVTRVQQLQSLLQNQSLQLQEQEKLLTKKDQALPVWSPKSFPNEVEPEGTGKDKDWDLRDQLQKKTLQLQAKEKECRELHSELDNLSDEYLSCLRKLQHCREELNQSQQLPPRRQCGRWLPVLMVVIAAALAVFLANKDNLMI
- the TRAF3IP3 gene encoding TRAF3-interacting JNK-activating modulator isoform X6, whose protein sequence is MTAQRGLAEALSNLYYSRDELWAGASVVRWWCFWRADQRQGKTTQKQELKTSDRHQGQLNEDKLKGKLRSLENQLYTCTQKYSPWGMKKVLLEMEDQKNSYEQKAKESLQKVLEEKMNAEQQLQSTQRSLALAEQKCEEWRSQYEALKEDWRTLGTQHRELESQLHVLQSKLQGADSRDLQMNQALRFLENEHQELQAKIECLQGDRDLCSLDTQDLQGQLKRSEAEKLTLVTRVQQLQSLLQNQSLQLQEQEKLLTKKGQQIYHHKF